In Trichomycterus rosablanca isolate fTriRos1 chromosome 2, fTriRos1.hap1, whole genome shotgun sequence, the genomic window tgagtggatcagacacagcagcgctgctggagtttttaaatacctcactgtcactgctggactgaaaatagtccaccaaccaactaggtagtagtagacagtgagtggacacggtatttaaaaactccagcagcactgctgtgtctgatccactcataccagcacaacacacactaacacaccaccaccatgtcgttgtcactgcagtgctgagaatgatccaccacctaaataatacctgctctgtgctggtctgggggtcctgaccattgaagaacagggtgaaagcaggctaaaaagtatgtagtgaaacagatggactacagtcagtaattgtagaacaacaaagtgtttctatatggtaagtggagctgataaaatggacagtgagtgtagaaacaaggaggtggttttaatgttatggctgatcagtgtatatcacttacgagaaaaaatatatataattatgtattcatttataacGAATACAATgtgaatattatattaaattatacttTATTAAGAAAACACAACATTTAACGATACAAAACATACGTCATGACCGGACAGCAAACAGCCCCGCCCACTGTAGTTCCGCTCCATTTTATTCCCACCAGCCATCGCGCCAGTCTCCAAGAGTACAGCAAGATGGCGGACAGACCAGGTATGCTTCTTAACAGTTCGTTTTTATAAGTGTacttaataaaacataacacaGTGCTTGTTTATTCTCTCACTGGCTGTTTAATAAGAGTAGAACAGCAAAATATTCGCTTATATGTGAGGTGTTTATTGTAACGAGCGTGTTTACAGTTAGCCTGTTAGCTTACTGAAGTCACGTCAAGGACTTTCAGAGTGTCACTGACTGGAACTGTGTAATTCTGTCATGTTCTCTAACTCATATCACATTAGATTCAGCACCAACTCTTATTTACTGCTGTCACTGAGACTTCTACTCTGTTATATAGTTGAAATACTGAGTCATTTCCTACAGTATTTATTGTGCTATATAAAGGGGACGAGATACCACTGACGAGCTAATATATAGACAGTATGGCAAGTTCGGTAACAAGCGCATAGACAGCACTAGTTCCATTACTGATCATGTGCATTGTTATTCTAACTGTTCCACTCATGATTAGTTTCATCTGTACAGTGCAGATTGGTTTCAAATCTGACATCTAATCACACTATTAGCAAGGTTGTGTTGTGTGACTGTTTAAACTGGGGATGGCTGATACCACACCATCACCCATTACAACTATCCACACATTAACATATAATACCACAGTACTACATGTATTCTTTATCCATGCCATGGTGCCCACTAATCCTTCAACATTTAAATTTGCAGCTTACTAATTTAAGGTCTTAAATATTACTGTGTTTTCtatttgtgcatttttcctAACTTAATCTAGTCACATCCGACTACTCAGTTGTATCTGAGAAGGACCTCACCCTAACACATGACCCCTCTAACATTTGTGCCGTCGCTTCTATTCACCTTCGGAGAGGAGTTCACACAGAGCAGTATCAAGTATAGTGTGTCACACACTgttctccattattcaccatctctgtgcagatgcctttGACCAGTTAGCAGAGACCAATGTTGCAGCAGTACAGAGAAATCCCTTCCACCATCCCTCCCAgcgacacagccaatcatgtctgtgtaagcgTCCGGCCAGTAGAAAGCACACCTAAAATTCAAATTCGGATCCGAGTGAGGGTGGGATAATGCATTCAATTTTTGTGCCACATTGCTTGCCCCacattggcttgttgttcagggagggtgctggatgggacctcataactgatgcagttacgacctctgctggctgattgatggcgtctgcacagagacaaggggtaatggagatcagggtgtggctctctgtacacaaagctgatccgcatatgaactcgcctcgtgcaggtgaaaagatgcagtcggctactgtacacgtgtcggagggggcatgtgtcagtctcggctgtCCTCAACCAGGGAGGAGATCATCAGTaaagagaaagcataatgcaatctggTCATTGGATACGActggattgggaggaaaattgggggaaaatgcaaaactaTAATGAATAATGACATAATAAGACTGAGCTGATGCACTTCTAtttttatgtgtattgtgtaaaAGCTTCTACATGTGTAGAAGTGAAATCACTaaaatgtcattgtcactgtgaTACATACCCTCGCGGGTATGTATTCTGTACCTTTAATATGTATATAGTACCTTTTATATGTATCTTTTTAATTTAAGGTTCATAGTATGCTGTTGTACCCTATACCACATACTTTCTcgtattaaaaaacaaatcaaatcaaattttcCTCCTCTAGTGCCCTTAGCTGAGAAGAGGCTTATGGATGTGAAGCTTGGTCAGCTGCCATCCTGGTTTGGTACAAGGGACTTCACACCTAATGGCCTCATTGGTTCTGTTCGAAGAGGTAGGACTCTTATTGTGGCATACACCtgaatgttaataattaaatgattttttatttaaatcacatTGCTGTTCTCTGTCTCCTAGGTTATGATGGGTATTACAACAAGTACATCAATGTGAAGAAAGGAGGAATTGGTGGCGTTGCCATGATCCTCGCTGGATATGTCGTATTGAGCTATGTGTGGGAATACGATCACATCAGTAAGTAACCTTTTCTCAAGGCGGTGATTTTAGCGCTAATTCTATTGCGCTGATTATTTCAGTGGTGTCAAGCAATGTCTAGCCAATACACCAAATTCATTACATTATGACTAGATAAAAGTGGTGCTGTATTGTCATGAAGATCATTTCTCTCTTTCTAATAGAGCATGACCGCTGGAGGAAGTACCATTAAAGCTTCTTGGACACCATGGACCACCAAGACATATGGGCTGTCCTGTCTGCACCAGTGTGATCGGCACATCTTTCTATGTTGTGTATAAAGTAATTTGTGACCAAGAATTAAACTATTATTAAGTGACGGTCTTGGTTTTATTTTAGCAGTGTTGGGAAAACTGTTCCTTTTCCTTCAAAAGGTTTATGTAGCAGTTTTAAAATTTAAACGGGAATGTATTACTGAAAATTAATTTTATAGTCTATTACCCAGTGATGGCTCAGCACTTAAAATGCAGGTCTAGTAACTggaagattgctggtttaagcctacATCACTGAAAGGCTGTAA contains:
- the atp5mf gene encoding ATP synthase subunit f, mitochondrial, with protein sequence MADRPVPLAEKRLMDVKLGQLPSWFGTRDFTPNGLIGSVRRGYDGYYNKYINVKKGGIGGVAMILAGYVVLSYVWEYDHIKHDRWRKYH